In one window of Thermomicrobiales bacterium DNA:
- a CDS encoding arsinothricin resistance N-acetyltransferase ArsN1 family A, with product MSNPHIRIRLAQPTDAPAITDIYNQGIRDRLATLETEERTAEERAAWLAARDARHPVYIAELDGAVVAWGSLNSFNPRPAYQWVADFSVYVDRAHRGHGLGGAMLDHLIAEATRLGFHKLVLAAFPFNEAGMRLYQSRGFRTVGIYHEQGQLDGRWVDTIVMEKLLG from the coding sequence GTGTCCAATCCCCACATCCGCATCCGCCTCGCCCAGCCAACCGATGCGCCTGCCATCACCGATATCTACAACCAGGGCATACGTGACCGCCTCGCCACCCTGGAAACCGAAGAACGCACGGCCGAGGAGCGCGCCGCCTGGCTTGCCGCGCGCGATGCCCGGCATCCCGTGTATATCGCCGAACTGGACGGCGCGGTCGTCGCCTGGGGTTCGCTCAACAGCTTCAACCCTCGTCCAGCCTACCAATGGGTCGCCGACTTCTCGGTCTATGTCGATCGCGCGCACCGCGGTCACGGTCTCGGCGGCGCCATGCTCGATCACCTCATCGCGGAAGCCACCAGGCTTGGCTTTCACAAGCTCGTCCTCGCCGCCTTTCCTTTCAATGAAGCCGGTATGCGCCTCTACCAATCGCGCGGTTTCCGCACCGTCGGCATCTACCACGAGCAAGGCCAGCTCGACGGCCGCTGGGTCGATACGATCGTGATGGAGAAGTTGTTGGGGTAG
- a CDS encoding peptide ABC transporter substrate-binding protein, whose product MPQREGPFWSTYQDLKSGRITRREFIARATALGVGLPITLFVLNSMKIEGVAAQDTNTDASTRPAVGTEGQTRGAGGELKILQWQAPSIAFAHKGTGTKDFLASSIVLEGLFSYAPDGTIIPNLATEVPSLENGLLSEDLTTITVNLQEGLLWSDGEPVTANDIVFTWQWITDPANASTSASVWAPVASIEATSDLQAVITLSEPSISWFVPFAGCTFGAIIPQHILGGDDPAAAAEAFLTNPIGTAAYKVDSFKENDQVIYVINEHYREPNKPYFSSINVKGGGEASSAAQAVLQTGDWDYAWNMQVEPQILKQLEESGGKGTVIAAPPTNVERINFNFSDPNTEVDGERSSLQAPNPFFTDVAVRQAFSLATDRDSIANQFYLGGEQEPPGQNYLTGLAAMESPNTAWTFDLDQAAAVLDEAGWVLDGDVRKKDGKELSISYFTSINSVRQKTQAVNKDNWEKIGIKVQLGQVTADIFFSSSPGNDQTFYHNYRDMDMFTDGPTSPVPLTYMLTYYAGPDNSNVSQKSNQWTGSNTCRYVNPDYDALYEQAVASTDMEEVAELCIQMNDLLINDFVLIPVVSRAATKSAVSHKLVVDNIGASGWEPDYWNIQNWTAVEQ is encoded by the coding sequence GTGCCGCAACGTGAAGGACCATTCTGGTCGACCTATCAGGATCTCAAATCGGGCCGGATCACCCGCCGCGAGTTCATCGCCCGGGCAACCGCCCTCGGCGTCGGCTTGCCAATCACGCTCTTCGTGCTCAATTCCATGAAAATCGAAGGCGTCGCCGCGCAAGACACCAATACCGACGCCTCCACCCGCCCAGCCGTGGGCACCGAGGGCCAAACCCGCGGCGCCGGCGGCGAGCTCAAGATTCTCCAGTGGCAAGCCCCTTCGATTGCCTTTGCGCACAAGGGCACCGGCACCAAGGACTTCCTGGCCTCCTCGATCGTGCTCGAGGGCCTCTTCTCCTACGCGCCGGATGGCACCATCATCCCCAACCTCGCCACCGAAGTTCCCTCGCTGGAGAACGGTCTCCTCTCGGAGGATCTCACCACCATCACCGTCAACCTGCAGGAAGGTCTCCTCTGGAGCGACGGCGAGCCGGTAACCGCCAACGACATCGTCTTCACCTGGCAGTGGATCACCGATCCCGCCAATGCTTCCACCAGCGCATCGGTCTGGGCCCCAGTCGCGTCGATCGAAGCGACCTCGGATCTCCAGGCAGTCATCACGCTTTCCGAACCCTCGATCTCGTGGTTCGTTCCGTTTGCCGGCTGCACCTTCGGCGCCATCATCCCGCAGCACATTCTGGGCGGCGATGATCCGGCCGCCGCGGCTGAAGCCTTCCTCACCAACCCAATCGGCACTGCCGCCTACAAGGTCGATTCCTTCAAGGAGAACGACCAGGTCATCTACGTCATCAACGAGCACTACCGCGAGCCCAACAAGCCGTACTTCTCGTCCATCAACGTGAAGGGTGGCGGCGAGGCGTCTTCGGCCGCGCAGGCTGTGCTCCAGACTGGCGACTGGGACTACGCCTGGAACATGCAGGTCGAGCCGCAGATTCTCAAGCAGCTCGAGGAATCGGGTGGCAAGGGCACCGTCATCGCGGCCCCGCCAACCAATGTCGAGCGCATCAACTTCAACTTCTCCGACCCGAACACCGAGGTCGATGGCGAGCGCTCCAGCCTCCAGGCGCCGAACCCGTTCTTCACCGACGTTGCGGTCCGCCAGGCCTTCTCCCTGGCCACCGACCGTGACTCCATCGCCAATCAGTTCTACCTGGGTGGCGAGCAGGAGCCGCCGGGCCAGAACTACCTGACCGGCCTGGCCGCCATGGAATCCCCCAACACCGCCTGGACGTTCGATCTGGACCAGGCCGCAGCCGTGCTCGACGAAGCTGGCTGGGTGCTCGATGGCGACGTTCGCAAGAAGGACGGCAAAGAACTCTCGATTTCCTACTTCACCTCGATCAACTCGGTGCGCCAGAAGACCCAGGCCGTCAACAAGGACAACTGGGAAAAGATCGGCATCAAGGTCCAGCTGGGCCAGGTGACTGCAGACATCTTCTTCTCCAGCTCCCCGGGCAACGATCAGACCTTCTATCACAACTATCGCGACATGGATATGTTCACCGACGGCCCCACGTCGCCGGTCCCCCTGACCTACATGCTCACCTACTACGCAGGTCCGGACAACAGCAATGTGTCGCAGAAGTCCAACCAGTGGACCGGTAGCAACACCTGTCGCTACGTCAACCCGGACTACGATGCGCTCTACGAGCAGGCCGTCGCCTCGACCGACATGGAAGAGGTTGCCGAGCTCTGCATCCAGATGAACGACCTGCTGATCAACGACTTCGTCCTGATCCCGGTCGTTTCGCGCGCCGCGACCAAGAGCGCCG
- a CDS encoding cupin domain-containing protein, producing MSLLTLAPGRSTALAQDGQPIDLPCVTGVTALTLGAGAPNDANGQLLVLIRLTIAPGGGFSPHTHPGMMVVSVESGTVDVTQIGDMEMTVTRAASNGTPEVSEPLTNGMMATLNPGDSFVEPAGMVHTAFNNGSESAVLLATGLIDPNQPATQCVEGTPTA from the coding sequence GTGAGTCTTCTGACGCTTGCGCCTGGCCGCTCGACGGCGCTGGCGCAGGATGGACAGCCGATTGATCTGCCCTGTGTCACCGGCGTCACCGCGCTGACTCTCGGTGCGGGTGCTCCGAACGATGCAAATGGACAGCTGCTTGTCCTTATCCGTCTCACCATTGCTCCGGGCGGCGGATTCTCTCCACATACTCATCCAGGAATGATGGTCGTATCCGTCGAATCCGGCACCGTGGATGTAACGCAGATTGGCGATATGGAGATGACGGTCACACGGGCCGCGTCCAATGGCACGCCCGAGGTGAGCGAGCCCCTGACAAACGGGATGATGGCAACCCTCAACCCGGGCGATTCGTTCGTCGAACCAGCGGGCATGGTGCACACCGCGTTCAACAACGGGAGTGAGTCGGCAGTGCTCTTGGCGACGGGGCTCATCGATCCGAATCAGCCGGCAACCCAGTGCGTCGAGGGCACGCCCACCGCATAG
- a CDS encoding helix-turn-helix domain-containing protein has product MALRHYRVSAGLSQEGLAERAGLSVRGISDLERGARTFPRLETVRMLADALELGERDRATLLAAARPELESDAHPEAPAPKQERGVRPRPLPIPPTRLVGRDEEIQRIVELFRGGEARLVTVTGHGGIGKSRLGLAIARGFHQELRGRVAYLELAAVRDPALVPGAIASQLDVLVEPGTSPAQAVAQAIGPEPMLLVTDNWEHVVEAAPVLSVLLGQCSGLWILATSRERLRLRGEWELRLDPLPVPDAGMRAVEEIGAFSAVELFVQRASEALDGFALDASNAPTVVDICRRLDGIPLAIELAAARTRIFPPDQLLGRLEGRFQVLTEGPRDLPERLQTMRSAIAWSVDLLDDDERRLFERLSVFEGGFTIPAAVGVLSQIDTDADQGAIEERVVSLVEKSLIQPVDTNRDEPRFLMYETIRDFAAERLGSEPEDLAGAHARHFVAVAEEAEPGLTGSDPLPTFELLEIDIGNLRSAMGYLRDRGEIQDALRIASALAWFWTEPRFLAEGQRWLASLLEDPAAADSPEALRVRALIAAGDLAIWQGELDEAAALHGEALELLRELNDERQLAAVLRSLANVALERNEFGQADALLSESRELAQSSGNDWEVAASANLLGLSQAMQGAPDWAIERHREAVEIWRELGDIGHVFDALAGLGWAQLLAERYAESAETYLDALPLAVESDDVLQMEWCIRAAAAIAAAKGSELERATRLFSASEAMREATGIDLRVGIGETLDRLMQSVQRQLGRERFGRGWAAGQRMTREQALDEARLVFEKARA; this is encoded by the coding sequence CTGGCACTGCGGCACTATCGGGTTTCCGCCGGGTTGAGCCAGGAAGGGCTGGCCGAGCGGGCTGGATTGAGCGTGCGCGGGATCAGCGATCTGGAACGAGGGGCGCGCACCTTTCCCCGGTTGGAAACGGTACGCATGCTGGCCGACGCGCTGGAACTGGGCGAGCGGGATCGCGCCACGTTGTTGGCGGCGGCGCGCCCGGAGCTGGAGTCCGACGCGCACCCGGAAGCTCCCGCGCCGAAACAGGAACGCGGCGTCAGACCGCGGCCGCTGCCAATTCCGCCGACACGGCTGGTGGGGCGGGACGAGGAGATTCAGCGGATCGTCGAGCTCTTCCGGGGTGGTGAAGCACGGCTGGTTACCGTGACCGGGCATGGGGGGATCGGGAAGTCCCGGCTCGGGCTGGCGATTGCGCGAGGGTTCCACCAGGAACTGCGTGGTCGGGTGGCCTATCTGGAGTTGGCGGCGGTGCGCGATCCGGCGTTGGTGCCGGGGGCGATCGCGTCGCAACTCGATGTGTTGGTGGAACCGGGCACGTCCCCCGCGCAAGCGGTTGCGCAGGCGATTGGGCCGGAGCCCATGTTGCTGGTGACGGACAACTGGGAGCATGTGGTGGAAGCAGCGCCGGTGCTTTCCGTGTTGCTCGGGCAGTGCAGCGGCCTCTGGATTCTGGCGACCAGCCGCGAGCGGTTGCGGTTACGAGGGGAATGGGAACTGCGGCTCGATCCGTTGCCGGTGCCGGATGCGGGGATGCGCGCGGTCGAGGAGATAGGCGCGTTTTCGGCCGTGGAGCTGTTCGTGCAACGGGCGAGCGAAGCACTGGACGGGTTCGCGCTCGATGCAAGCAATGCGCCGACCGTCGTGGACATCTGCCGGCGGCTGGACGGGATTCCGCTGGCCATCGAGCTGGCGGCGGCGCGCACGCGAATCTTCCCGCCGGATCAACTGCTGGGACGGCTGGAAGGCCGCTTTCAGGTGTTGACCGAGGGGCCGCGCGATCTACCGGAGCGGTTGCAGACGATGCGCTCGGCGATCGCGTGGAGCGTGGACTTGCTGGATGACGACGAGCGGCGTCTCTTCGAGCGGCTGTCGGTATTCGAGGGCGGGTTCACGATTCCGGCGGCGGTGGGGGTGCTATCCCAGATCGATACCGATGCGGATCAGGGCGCGATCGAGGAACGCGTGGTTTCGTTGGTGGAAAAAAGCCTGATTCAACCGGTCGACACGAACCGGGACGAACCGCGATTCCTGATGTACGAAACGATTCGGGATTTCGCCGCGGAACGGCTGGGATCAGAGCCCGAGGATTTGGCCGGGGCGCACGCGCGGCATTTCGTCGCGGTGGCGGAGGAAGCGGAACCGGGGCTGACGGGTTCAGATCCATTGCCGACCTTCGAGCTGCTGGAGATCGATATTGGCAATCTGCGTTCGGCCATGGGGTATTTGCGCGATCGGGGCGAGATCCAGGACGCGCTGCGCATTGCCAGCGCGCTCGCGTGGTTCTGGACCGAGCCACGGTTCCTGGCGGAAGGGCAACGATGGTTGGCGTCGCTGCTGGAGGATCCGGCCGCGGCAGATTCTCCCGAGGCGCTGCGGGTGCGGGCGCTGATCGCGGCGGGGGATCTTGCGATTTGGCAAGGAGAGCTGGACGAGGCCGCGGCGTTGCATGGAGAGGCGCTGGAGCTGCTGCGTGAGTTGAACGACGAGCGGCAGCTGGCAGCGGTGCTGCGCAGTCTGGCAAATGTGGCGCTTGAACGGAACGAGTTCGGGCAGGCGGACGCGCTGCTGTCGGAATCGCGCGAGTTGGCTCAGAGCTCCGGGAACGATTGGGAAGTGGCGGCATCGGCAAACCTGCTTGGGTTGAGCCAGGCGATGCAGGGCGCGCCCGATTGGGCGATCGAGCGGCACCGGGAAGCGGTCGAGATTTGGCGGGAACTGGGCGACATCGGACATGTGTTCGACGCGCTGGCTGGGCTCGGTTGGGCGCAGTTGCTGGCCGAGCGTTACGCCGAAAGCGCGGAGACCTATCTGGACGCCTTGCCGCTGGCGGTGGAATCGGACGATGTCTTGCAGATGGAATGGTGCATTCGCGCGGCGGCGGCGATCGCCGCGGCAAAGGGAAGCGAGCTGGAACGGGCGACGCGGTTGTTTTCCGCGTCGGAGGCGATGCGCGAGGCAACCGGGATCGATTTGCGCGTCGGCATTGGGGAGACGCTCGATCGGTTGATGCAATCGGTTCAGCGTCAATTGGGGCGGGAGCGGTTCGGGCGAGGCTGGGCCGCTGGTCAGCGGATGACGCGGGAGCAGGCCCTGGACGAGGCGCGCTTGGTGTTCGAAAAGGCGCGAGCGTAA
- a CDS encoding four helix bundle protein has translation MQDDWDWECDGREATNRVDRSIQEPADDYRAIRDYTDLRVWQLAMDLAVAVCEATERFPSHERFGLTSQLRRASVSVPSNIAEGNARNSTADYLRFLRMAHGSLAEIRTQLLLAARLGFLDGSTSNELVSLVRALTRQLAAMYRAIEQSTANGHQRTL, from the coding sequence GTGCAAGATGATTGGGATTGGGAATGCGATGGGCGAGAAGCGACAAACCGTGTGGACCGCTCGATTCAGGAACCTGCGGACGACTATCGCGCCATCCGGGACTACACCGATCTACGGGTTTGGCAACTCGCCATGGATCTGGCAGTTGCCGTCTGCGAAGCAACCGAACGATTTCCATCACATGAACGATTCGGCTTGACCAGCCAACTGCGGCGTGCCAGCGTTTCGGTGCCGTCGAACATCGCTGAAGGAAATGCGCGTAACAGCACTGCCGACTATCTGCGCTTTCTTCGCATGGCCCATGGGTCGCTCGCGGAGATCCGGACTCAACTACTGCTTGCGGCTCGACTCGGTTTTCTTGACGGTTCGACATCGAACGAGCTGGTGTCGCTCGTACGCGCTCTCACACGCCAACTTGCTGCGATGTATCGGGCCATCGAGCAGTCGACAGCGAATGGTCACCAGCGCACGCTCTGA
- a CDS encoding FAD-dependent oxidoreductase encodes MPDRVVVIGGGVVGLSSAWALRKRGWTVTVVTNRDFGYGASRVNAGWISPGWATPVPAPGLVRTSMKWMRSSSSPLYIQPRPSPSFMRWTLDFWRHCNEKDYWHGVEALAGLGKRAFETFDTMRADGISFEEHHDGILFVFRTPAGLEDELEMLARFGPINGLQIQGPIVGDDLRQMEPALTEKIHGGIWMTQERSIRPDTLNSALVSWLEANDVDLRSGVSVEDLTIEGNRVTNVVLDHGRIETDAVLIAAGVWSPQIARFAKRRIPIEGGKGYSLDYTPAPVEIRHPIEVFDGRHVITPMNGMTRLAGTMEFSGNNATIRPERVEAIVRGTADIIRGWPTDLSIPVVSSGLRPMSSDGLPLIGYLKDYRNLAIATGHGMMGLTLAPATGDAIADLMTNNGSRELLKPFDPARF; translated from the coding sequence ATGCCAGATCGGGTTGTCGTCATTGGCGGTGGCGTCGTCGGGCTCTCGTCAGCCTGGGCGCTGCGCAAGCGGGGATGGACGGTTACCGTCGTCACCAATCGCGATTTCGGCTACGGCGCATCCCGTGTCAATGCGGGATGGATCTCTCCCGGTTGGGCCACACCCGTTCCCGCTCCCGGTCTGGTGCGCACCTCCATGAAATGGATGCGCTCCTCGTCCAGTCCGCTCTACATCCAGCCGCGTCCCAGTCCATCGTTCATGCGCTGGACCCTCGATTTCTGGCGTCACTGCAACGAAAAGGACTATTGGCATGGCGTCGAGGCCCTCGCCGGACTTGGCAAGCGCGCCTTCGAAACCTTCGACACAATGCGCGCCGACGGCATCTCCTTCGAGGAACATCACGACGGCATTCTCTTCGTCTTCCGCACACCCGCCGGGCTCGAGGACGAACTGGAAATGCTCGCTCGCTTTGGCCCGATCAATGGCTTGCAAATCCAGGGGCCGATTGTCGGCGACGATCTGCGCCAGATGGAACCAGCCCTGACCGAGAAGATTCACGGCGGCATCTGGATGACGCAGGAACGCTCCATCCGCCCTGACACGCTCAACTCCGCGCTCGTCTCCTGGCTGGAAGCCAACGATGTCGATCTTCGCAGCGGCGTGAGCGTCGAAGACCTCACGATCGAAGGGAACAGGGTCACCAACGTCGTCCTCGATCACGGGCGCATCGAAACCGACGCTGTCCTCATTGCCGCGGGCGTCTGGTCACCCCAGATTGCCCGGTTCGCCAAGCGCCGCATTCCCATCGAGGGCGGCAAGGGCTATTCGCTGGACTACACCCCCGCCCCGGTCGAAATCCGCCATCCGATCGAGGTCTTCGACGGCCGGCACGTCATCACCCCAATGAATGGAATGACCCGCCTGGCGGGCACCATGGAGTTCTCCGGCAACAACGCGACGATCCGCCCGGAGCGTGTCGAAGCAATCGTCCGCGGCACCGCCGATATCATCCGCGGTTGGCCGACCGACCTCTCGATCCCCGTCGTCAGCAGCGGTCTGCGCCCCATGTCGTCCGACGGACTTCCGCTCATTGGGTACCTCAAGGACTACCGCAATCTCGCCATTGCCACCGGCCACGGCATGATGGGACTCACCCTCGCTCCCGCCACGGGTGACGCCATCGCCGATCTCATGACCAACAACGGCTCCCGCGAGCTCCTGAAACCCTTCGACCCCGCCCGCTTCTAG
- a CDS encoding LuxR C-terminal-related transcriptional regulator, which yields MAALLATWAATSEGVSIALEALAVLRMIGDGRVPVDVLMLPMIDDSALRGEVHAASEQLSLGDGVDANDLFRMGSILTILGGVELAQGNLARAQSAVDAAQSIFSRVGDRRCEGMSHWYRAVIATAGHEPRTAAAAYRESLLAFLDVGATTAVHKPLLGLAAVAAELGQAEIAAHLLGIVDEQRRRLGNRLLPFDLLAERQAEALSRQSLGDVAFVASRALGQSASAPEWIQMADDIIAVADARGPRSAIVRGGRSDILTTREQEVLRLVVDGRSNPEIADALCVGVGTAKTHVAHILAKFGVSTRAAAASYAIRQGLV from the coding sequence ATGGCAGCCCTGCTCGCAACCTGGGCTGCAACTTCCGAAGGGGTTTCGATCGCGCTGGAGGCGTTGGCCGTCTTGCGGATGATCGGTGACGGGCGTGTGCCGGTCGATGTCTTGATGCTCCCGATGATCGACGATTCTGCCCTTCGCGGAGAAGTCCACGCAGCATCGGAACAGCTATCGCTCGGCGATGGCGTGGATGCGAACGACCTTTTTCGCATGGGGAGCATTCTGACGATTCTTGGTGGCGTGGAACTGGCGCAGGGCAACCTGGCACGAGCACAGTCGGCCGTGGATGCGGCGCAATCGATCTTTTCTCGGGTAGGCGATCGCCGTTGCGAGGGGATGAGCCATTGGTATCGGGCTGTCATCGCCACGGCTGGGCACGAGCCTCGAACCGCCGCCGCTGCCTATCGGGAGAGTTTGCTGGCGTTTCTGGATGTTGGAGCAACAACGGCAGTGCACAAGCCGCTGCTGGGGCTGGCGGCTGTTGCCGCCGAGCTCGGCCAGGCGGAGATTGCCGCGCACCTGCTGGGAATCGTCGATGAGCAGCGGCGACGTCTTGGGAATCGCCTCCTGCCATTCGACCTCCTCGCGGAACGGCAGGCGGAAGCGCTGAGCCGACAGTCGCTCGGCGATGTGGCGTTCGTGGCCAGTCGGGCGCTTGGGCAAAGCGCCAGTGCGCCAGAGTGGATTCAGATGGCCGATGACATCATCGCCGTCGCCGACGCGCGAGGTCCTCGATCTGCCATCGTGCGCGGCGGACGTAGCGATATTCTGACGACACGCGAACAGGAAGTTCTCCGTCTCGTCGTCGACGGGCGATCGAATCCCGAGATCGCGGATGCGCTTTGTGTGGGTGTCGGTACTGCAAAGACGCACGTCGCGCATATCCTGGCCAAGTTCGGGGTATCGACACGAGCCGCAGCCGCCAGCTACGCCATTCGGCAGGGGCTGGTATAG
- a CDS encoding prolyl oligopeptidase family serine peptidase: MSDREEAQVAEDAEAPATESKPKSAAKPKRTRTAKPKSEESPETATQEAAEMVSEGGPVGDEADRQLGVDHLPAETVEQETAAIEKAHPDLVGDTLVAGDAVVSASARSSRRKRTPKKDEAPRTATDPFLPGACNPSPDGKQIAYLLTDGEGSTRLWISELDGSSASSIELPFRPVFDIEGPQWSPDGTMIALTGSAPSDIGTAIWLAPAAGGDCILLADHAASDEQPRWSADGSLLAFASRRHGRSAICVATPDGYGPVVQLTDGPIGQDDRNPCWEPNSQRIAYTRHMVDGEQVGDQIWTVSILTGEQKQATKKLANRSQLQWCPGKSQIAFITDEAEWLNVGVVNPDNSAGWNLASEAGDKGSPRYSPDGGRILYTRRVRGEVRLVERPTSGATADPLDPGMGVASSPRWLPDKQVVYQFSSPLEAPSFVVQAAKKDVERLYIGVTGGWTAEDWFVPPDHVDYEIAGGLKAGALVYRNKREVEKLPAVLFLGATPQEANRFEFDSTIQALVQRGFAVIVPTLPGTPGYGKKIVNALKERAGTEAEISDLVDLANWARGLEFVDSSRLYLVGDGYGGALALLLAGARPGVADGVAVIDPVTDWDDELDQADDEFASWYLEYLGLPSANRGKSALRTPTTFAGVLDLPVLLVGTSRASLGRSIQLERFAAALDELQVPYARVTSENESTWLTTEKVAGFLANPAGAELVAPVEPAAPETAADAEPDYVIEEVETVDIEALILGDQPDEVIVAEAVEDGIIVAEAATNGVVADEPVAEAAEVVEAEVVVEDVVVEAAPEPEPERVLVSSNVGRGMRTDEI, from the coding sequence ATGAGCGATCGCGAAGAAGCACAGGTTGCCGAAGACGCCGAGGCGCCGGCCACCGAATCCAAGCCCAAGTCGGCTGCCAAACCGAAACGAACCCGTACCGCCAAGCCGAAATCAGAAGAATCTCCGGAGACGGCCACCCAGGAAGCTGCCGAGATGGTCTCGGAAGGGGGTCCGGTGGGTGACGAAGCTGATCGCCAGCTTGGGGTGGATCACTTGCCGGCGGAAACGGTGGAGCAGGAAACCGCTGCGATCGAAAAGGCCCATCCGGATCTGGTTGGCGACACGCTCGTGGCCGGCGATGCCGTGGTGAGCGCCAGCGCTCGATCGTCGCGCCGCAAGCGGACACCGAAGAAGGACGAAGCACCTCGCACCGCCACCGATCCATTCTTGCCCGGCGCGTGCAACCCGTCGCCCGATGGCAAGCAGATTGCGTATCTGCTGACCGATGGCGAGGGTTCGACCCGGCTCTGGATTTCGGAACTGGATGGCAGCAGCGCCTCGTCGATCGAGCTCCCGTTCCGTCCGGTCTTCGATATCGAAGGGCCGCAGTGGTCGCCGGATGGCACGATGATCGCCTTGACCGGGAGCGCGCCTTCCGATATTGGCACGGCCATTTGGCTGGCGCCGGCTGCGGGAGGCGACTGCATCCTGCTGGCCGATCACGCGGCCTCGGACGAGCAGCCGCGGTGGTCGGCGGACGGGTCGTTGCTGGCGTTCGCGTCCCGGCGCCATGGCCGCAGCGCCATTTGCGTGGCGACGCCGGATGGCTACGGCCCGGTGGTGCAGCTGACCGATGGCCCGATTGGCCAGGACGACCGCAATCCATGCTGGGAGCCGAATAGCCAGCGGATCGCCTATACCCGGCATATGGTGGATGGCGAGCAGGTGGGCGATCAGATCTGGACCGTTTCGATCCTGACCGGTGAGCAGAAACAGGCGACCAAGAAGCTGGCGAACCGCTCGCAGTTGCAGTGGTGCCCCGGCAAATCGCAGATCGCGTTCATCACCGATGAGGCCGAATGGCTGAACGTGGGTGTGGTGAATCCGGACAACAGCGCCGGCTGGAATCTGGCCAGTGAAGCGGGCGACAAGGGTTCGCCGCGCTATTCGCCGGATGGCGGGCGCATTCTCTATACCCGCCGCGTGCGAGGGGAAGTGCGCCTGGTGGAGCGTCCGACCAGCGGCGCCACGGCCGATCCGCTCGATCCGGGTATGGGCGTGGCCAGCTCGCCGCGCTGGTTGCCGGACAAGCAGGTGGTTTACCAGTTCTCCTCTCCGCTCGAGGCGCCGTCCTTTGTGGTGCAGGCAGCCAAGAAAGATGTCGAGCGGCTCTACATCGGTGTGACCGGCGGCTGGACGGCGGAAGATTGGTTCGTGCCGCCCGATCATGTCGATTACGAGATTGCCGGCGGGTTGAAAGCAGGCGCGCTGGTCTACCGCAACAAGCGCGAGGTCGAAAAGTTGCCAGCCGTGCTCTTCCTGGGCGCGACGCCACAGGAGGCAAACCGGTTCGAGTTCGATTCGACCATTCAGGCGCTCGTGCAGCGCGGATTCGCGGTCATCGTGCCGACGCTGCCGGGGACGCCGGGGTATGGCAAGAAGATCGTGAACGCGCTGAAGGAGCGGGCCGGCACCGAGGCGGAGATTTCCGATCTGGTCGATCTGGCCAATTGGGCGCGTGGGCTGGAGTTCGTGGATAGCTCGCGGCTCTATCTGGTGGGCGACGGCTACGGTGGGGCGTTGGCGCTGCTGCTGGCCGGCGCGCGGCCGGGGGTCGCGGACGGTGTGGCGGTGATCGACCCAGTGACGGACTGGGACGATGAGCTCGACCAGGCCGACGACGAATTTGCCTCGTGGTATCTGGAATACCTGGGTCTGCCATCGGCCAATCGGGGCAAGAGCGCGTTGCGCACGCCAACGACCTTCGCGGGGGTGCTCGATTTGCCGGTGCTGCTGGTGGGCACCAGCCGGGCAAGTCTGGGCCGCTCGATCCAGCTGGAGCGGTTCGCGGCCGCGCTGGACGAGCTTCAGGTGCCGTATGCGCGGGTGACGTCCGAGAACGAATCGACCTGGCTCACGACCGAGAAGGTGGCCGGATTCCTGGCGAACCCGGCGGGCGCGGAGCTGGTGGCGCCGGTAGAACCGGCGGCGCCCGAGACCGCGGCGGATGCCGAGCCTGACTATGTGATCGAAGAGGTCGAGACAGTCGATATCGAGGCGTTGATCCTGGGGGACCAGCCGGACGAGGTGATCGTGGCGGAAGCGGTCGAGGACGGGATCATCGTGGCCGAGGCGGCGACCAATGGCGTGGTGGCCGACGAGCCGGTAGCGGAGGCAGCCGAGGTCGTCGAAGCCGAGGTCGTGGTCGAGGATGTCGTGGTCGAAGCAGCGCCGGAACCGGAGCCCGAACGGGTGCTGGTGAGCTCGAATGTCGGTCGTGGGATGCGCACGGACGAGATCTAG